In Triticum urartu cultivar G1812 chromosome 6, Tu2.1, whole genome shotgun sequence, the following proteins share a genomic window:
- the LOC125512833 gene encoding uncharacterized protein LOC125512833 isoform X1 yields MTFCSRFVDGMPTKLSQSECHEDGGTDQPSTGISIMSTVDYSKKGFVCESLSLAEINQMRHFIITNCEETAPWIDEHLEELTSKNSPNPERQHKEEFVGWFERRITELHNDGKVSNLIYALAKGPDHLARVYNRTVLNGYFFRNSYIEQDLSTQNSGVIVKGDATTGNIDYYGVIKKIIFLDFPPDKEVVLFQCDWFDVPPANITESKGYKKDKYGIIYLDTTLHQFQGDPYILGLQAQQVFYVRDVKNPDWATVIKMNPRNLFAPSVLNGVGLDEAVEADEGGDADVLDVVDAEITVPEITIPEEITSWCRNDDEGSSIDVSVIENIKPVEFEDVQFESDDDTDDDESYVNDGHVAPLGQEESDDDQGFFV; encoded by the exons ATGACTTTTTGCAGTCGATTCGTTGATGGAATGCCTACCAAGCTAAGTCAGTCCGAATGTCATGAAGACGGAGGTACAGATCAACCATCAACAGGAATTAGCATCATGAGTACAGTTGATTACTCCAAGAAAGGTTTTGTTTGTGAATCATTGTCTTTGGCTGAGATTAATCAAATGAGGCATTTCATAATAACAAACTGTGAGGAAACCGCGCCATGGATTGA TGAACATCTTGAGGAGCTGACAAGTAAAAATTCTCCTAATCCTGAAAGGCAGCACAAGGAAGAGTTTGTTGGCTGGTTTGAGAGACGG ATCACAGAACTCCACAATGATGGGAAGGTCAGCAATCTTATTTATGCGCTAGCTAAAGGACCTGATCATCTAGCCCGTGTATACAATCGTACAGTTCTGAATGGATATTTCTTTCGGAATTCCTATATCGAGCAGGACTTGAGTACCCAAAATAGTGGCGTCATAGTCAAGGGCGATGCAACCACAGGCAATATTGATTATTATGGGGTGATCAAGAAAATCATATTTCTTGACTTCCCTCCTGATAAGGAGGTTGTTCTATTCCAGTGTGACTGGTTTGATGTGCCTCCTGCCAACATAACTGAGAGTAAGGGGTATAAGAAAGACAAATATGGAATTATTTACCTTGACACTACTCTACACCAATTCCAGGGAGACCCTTACATTCTAGGCCTCCAAGCTcaacaggttttctatgtgagaGATGTGAAGAACCCTGATTGGGCAACTGTTATTAAAATGAATCCACGCAATTTGTTTGCTCCTTCTGTTTTAAATGGTGTAGGCCTTGATGAAGCTGTTGAAGCCGATGAAGGTGGTGACGCAGACGTACTGGATGTCGTCGATGCGGAAATTACAGTGCCAGAAATTACAATACCTGAAGAGATCACTAGTTGGTGCAGAAATGATGATGAAGGATCCAGCATTGATGTTTCAGTCATAGAAAATATAAAACCTGTTGAGTTTGAAGATGTTCAGTTCGAATCTGATGATGATACGGATGATGATGAGTCTTACGTAAATGATGGCCATGTTGCTCCTTTGGGACAAGAAGAATCAGATGATGACCAAGGGTTCTTTGTATAG
- the LOC125512833 gene encoding uncharacterized protein LOC125512833 isoform X2 — protein MTFCSRFVDGMPTKLSQSECHEDGGTDQPSTGISIMSTVDYSKKGFVCESLSLAEINQMRHFIITNCEETAPWIDEHLEELTSKNSPNPERQHKEEFVGWFERRITELHNDGKDLSTQNSGVIVKGDATTGNIDYYGVIKKIIFLDFPPDKEVVLFQCDWFDVPPANITESKGYKKDKYGIIYLDTTLHQFQGDPYILGLQAQQVFYVRDVKNPDWATVIKMNPRNLFAPSVLNGVGLDEAVEADEGGDADVLDVVDAEITVPEITIPEEITSWCRNDDEGSSIDVSVIENIKPVEFEDVQFESDDDTDDDESYVNDGHVAPLGQEESDDDQGFFV, from the exons ATGACTTTTTGCAGTCGATTCGTTGATGGAATGCCTACCAAGCTAAGTCAGTCCGAATGTCATGAAGACGGAGGTACAGATCAACCATCAACAGGAATTAGCATCATGAGTACAGTTGATTACTCCAAGAAAGGTTTTGTTTGTGAATCATTGTCTTTGGCTGAGATTAATCAAATGAGGCATTTCATAATAACAAACTGTGAGGAAACCGCGCCATGGATTGA TGAACATCTTGAGGAGCTGACAAGTAAAAATTCTCCTAATCCTGAAAGGCAGCACAAGGAAGAGTTTGTTGGCTGGTTTGAGAGACGG ATCACAGAACTCCACAATGATGGGAAG GACTTGAGTACCCAAAATAGTGGCGTCATAGTCAAGGGCGATGCAACCACAGGCAATATTGATTATTATGGGGTGATCAAGAAAATCATATTTCTTGACTTCCCTCCTGATAAGGAGGTTGTTCTATTCCAGTGTGACTGGTTTGATGTGCCTCCTGCCAACATAACTGAGAGTAAGGGGTATAAGAAAGACAAATATGGAATTATTTACCTTGACACTACTCTACACCAATTCCAGGGAGACCCTTACATTCTAGGCCTCCAAGCTcaacaggttttctatgtgagaGATGTGAAGAACCCTGATTGGGCAACTGTTATTAAAATGAATCCACGCAATTTGTTTGCTCCTTCTGTTTTAAATGGTGTAGGCCTTGATGAAGCTGTTGAAGCCGATGAAGGTGGTGACGCAGACGTACTGGATGTCGTCGATGCGGAAATTACAGTGCCAGAAATTACAATACCTGAAGAGATCACTAGTTGGTGCAGAAATGATGATGAAGGATCCAGCATTGATGTTTCAGTCATAGAAAATATAAAACCTGTTGAGTTTGAAGATGTTCAGTTCGAATCTGATGATGATACGGATGATGATGAGTCTTACGTAAATGATGGCCATGTTGCTCCTTTGGGACAAGAAGAATCAGATGATGACCAAGGGTTCTTTGTATAG